CACGAAGCGCGAGACGACGCGTGAGGAGCGAACGACCAAAGAATTCGGAGGATGACATGCGTGGCAGGGCTTTAGCGCAAGTTCGAGACGGATTCTAGAAAGTTTGCGATCGAAATCGCGACAGGCATCATTTCACGTCGAGCTTCACTTCGACCATGCCGACGCGGGGACATCCCGTCTGAATGACGACGGTGCCTTTTCCACGTACGACCCAGCGCACTCGGCGGCGGCGTGCAGCTCCGCCCGAACGCGGAAACCCTGGCGTGCTCATCACGTCCACCGCTCCCCAACCTTCGAGATGCCCGACGAGAAATTCGTGGTCATCGCCCACCAGGTGCATGTTTTCACCAAGCGCAATTCGCGCGCGCACCGGGTCGTTCCACGCAAGCGGTTTTGCCGACGATAATATGAACGTAGGCAAATATCCGAGGTTTTCGACGATGGCCGAAACCTCCCACACGTCACCTTCGATATGTGAAGCCCGAGCATCCGTGAGCCGCAAGCTCGGACTCAATGCGGCGATACGAAAGAAAAACCTCGATTGCCGTTCGCACACTTCCGAAAGCCGTTCGGGCGGCGGATTCCAAATGCCAAACCGCGGGTCGTGTCCTCCAATTTCGACCGGACCGAGCTGCGGATGGTCGAACGAGCGCCAGGGCCCGAGAATCCTGCTCTTGTTATGATCGCGATCCCATTCGGCCATCTTGATGGCATCTTCGCGACTGCGCCGTTGGTAATTCCAAACGAAGGGCCGAATGACGGGCAAACCTGCTTGCTTCCAAAAGTCCCATATTTCACACACCAGCGCCACGGCGCCGCGTTGCGCATACGCGTAGGCGACTTCATCACCGCACAGTGGTTTTTCTGCCTCGTACAAAAATTCCTCGTAACCACTGACCATGGGATATCCACCGATTTTATCGCCCCAAGTTTCGATTTGTCGGTACAGCGACAAGTCGCGCGGATCCATTTTGCTGTCGGGTTTGTCCCCGGCAGGACGAATGTACACGCCGCCGAAACAATGGAGGTTGAGCCAAGCAAAAATGTTCGGGTGTTTCGACGTAAATTCGACGATCGCGCGAGATTCCGGCTCGCTCGTCGCATATTCCCCAGCTCCTTTTTGATGAGGTTCGGGCGCCCATTGATAGGGGAAATTGCGGTTCATGTCGATCGCATTGTCCGAAAGATAGTCGGGAGCGGGAATGGTAAAACCGTCCCAATGCTCGATCGTCCCCTCGGGATAAATAGTATAAAATGGCCCAGCGTCTTCGACACGCCTCGGCAACATCAGATTCGGAACCTCGGCCGAAGCCACGAAATCCCCGGCAGGATCCTCGCGACGCATCGAAAGCGCTATGCCGTCGCCATCCACGTCCACCATGCGCCAAAATGGTTCACCTCGACCCATTCGTTCGTCGCGCGGATTCGACCGCACGTAGCCAGCTTTCCCGAGCGCATGCT
Above is a genomic segment from Polyangiaceae bacterium containing:
- a CDS encoding peptidase M14 → MSTKSTDMRERFEQMSEGFRSRYVTYDELTRIVHAWAETFPKFVRLRSIGKTPEGRDLWLLAIGRSPDGDGPAVWVDGNMHAVELAGSSVALAIAEDALRNLVLADDPLHDFPPHMRELLRRDVTFYVLPRMCPDGAEHALGKAGYVRSNPRDERMGRGEPFWRMVDVDGDGIALSMRREDPAGDFVASAEVPNLMLPRRVEDAGPFYTIYPEGTIEHWDGFTIPAPDYLSDNAIDMNRNFPYQWAPEPHQKGAGEYATSEPESRAIVEFTSKHPNIFAWLNLHCFGGVYIRPAGDKPDSKMDPRDLSLYRQIETWGDKIGGYPMVSGYEEFLYEAEKPLCGDEVAYAYAQRGAVALVCEIWDFWKQAGLPVIRPFVWNYQRRSREDAIKMAEWDRDHNKSRILGPWRSFDHPQLGPVEIGGHDPRFGIWNPPPERLSEVCERQSRFFFRIAALSPSLRLTDARASHIEGDVWEVSAIVENLGYLPTFILSSAKPLAWNDPVRARIALGENMHLVGDDHEFLVGHLEGWGAVDVMSTPGFPRSGGAARRRRVRWVVRGKGTVVIQTGCPRVGMVEVKLDVK